A portion of the Phaenicophaeus curvirostris isolate KB17595 chromosome 17, BPBGC_Pcur_1.0, whole genome shotgun sequence genome contains these proteins:
- the CCDC92 gene encoding coiled-coil domain-containing protein 92, which produces MAASNLENQLQSAQKNLLFLQKEHANTLKGLHAEIRRLQQHCTDLTYELTVKSSDLSGNGISRSDELKRKCEDLEAQLKVKEAENNELLKELEQKNAMIIVLENTIKEREKKYLEELKMKSHKLNMLSSELEQRASTIAYLTSQLHATKKKLMSSSGTSEGTPSGSPVLSSYKPSPPKDKLPETPRRRMKKSLSTPLNPEFEEAYRIGVESRKLLLREHVDAMPDPTPFLLARETAEVHLIKERPLVIPPIASDRASSESHSPAREKPHKAHIGVAHRIHHAAPSQPQPEVETLAVDQVHGSKVVRKHSGTDRTV; this is translated from the exons ATGGCAGCTTCAAACCTGGAGAACCAGCTACAGAGCGCCCAGAAGAACCTCTTGTTTCTCCAGAAAGAACATGCCAACACACTGAAAGGCCTGCACGCAGAGATCCGGCgcctgcagcagcactgcacag ATTTAACCTATGAGCTGACTGTAAAGAGTTCAGACTTGTCAG GAAATGGCATTTCAAGAAGTGATGAACTCAAAAGAAAGTGTGAAGATCTCGAAGCTCAGCTGAAAGTCAAAGAGGctgaaaataatgaattattGAAAGAACTTGAACAAAAGAATGCAATGATAATCGTGTTGGAAAACACcattaaagaaagagaaaagaagtatttggaagagttaaaaatgaaaagtcatAAGCTCAATATGTTGTCAAGTGAACTAGAGCAGAGAGCAAGCACTATTGCTTATTTAACTTCTCAACTGCATGctacaaagaaaaagctgatgaGTTCCAGTGGGACTTCAGAGGGGACTCCTTCTGGCAGTCCCGTCTTGTCCAGCTATAAGCCGTCCCCTCCCAAAGATAAACTGCCGGAGACACCACGGCGCAGAATGAAGAAAAGTCTGTCAACACCACTCAACCCCGAGTTTGAAGAGGCCTACAGAATAGGAGTGGAAAGCCGGAAGCTGCTGTTAAGAGAGCATGTGGATGCCATGCCTGATCCCACACCCTTCCTGCTGGCCAGGGAAACAGCAGAGGTGCATCTTATTAAGGAGAGGCCGTTAGTTATCCCACCTATTGCTTCAGACCGTGCCTCCAGTGAATCCCACAGCCCAGCCCGAGAGAAGCCGCACAAGGCACACATTGGGGTGGCGCATCGCATCCACCATGCGGCGCCCTCCCAGCCTCAGCCAGAGGTTGAAACACTGGCAGTGGATCAGGTCCATGG